The Hypnocyclicus thermotrophus nucleotide sequence AAAAAAATAAAAAAGCTAAAGCATTTAGCTTTAGCTTAATATATTAATTCCAATCAGGTTCTACGTGACCGTAATCACCATCATCTCTCTTATAAACTATATTTAATTCATCAGTTTCATGATTTAAGAATAAATAAAAAGATGTTTCAAGAGCTTCCATTTGTAATATAGCTTCTTCAACACTCATTGGTTTAGTTGTAGAAACTTTTGTAGAGATTATTTTTTTTAATTCTCCGTTTATATTTATTTTTTCTTCTTCTTCAGTAAAAATTCGATTTGCTTTTTTTAAAGTAAATTTCTCGCTATGTTTGTGTTTATTATCTCTTAATTTTTCTTTATATTTAGTTATTTGATTTTCTAAAATATCAATAACCTCATCTATTGAAGCATAGAGATTTTTGTCAGCTGCTTCAGCTTTTAACTTTGTACCATTTGCAAATATTAAAACATCTGCAATATGTTTTTCCCCTTCTGATTTAGTGTTTTCCACTGATAATGTGATATCTACTTCGATAATATTATCAAAGTATTTTTTTAGTTTTCCAACTTTTTTTTCTGCATAGTCTCTAATTGCTTCTGTGATTTCAAGGTGTTTTCCACTTATGATAATTCTCATAAGTCCCACTTCCTTTCTTTGTGTAGTATTTTTTAGTTTATTATTATGTAAATATATCATTTAATTGAGATATAAAATAATGTTATACTTATATATACTTATGATTTGAAAAAATCCTTTTTTATTTTTCATTTTTTTTTAAAAATTTTTTCATTTTTATTTTCACTAAATCATTTTCTTGGTAATATTCAACTTCATCCATCAAGGTATGAATTAAAAAGATTCCTCTTCCAGACTCTGAAAGTGTATTTATATTTAAAGAATCATTTAAATGTTTCCCTTTATTTAAAATATTTTCATCAATTATTTCCCCTTCGAAAGATATATCTAGTAGAATAGAATTATTTTCTAAAAAAACATTAATATTAATGCCAGGTTTTTCTATAAGTTTTTTTTGACCATGTTTTATAACATTTGTTAAAGCTTCTCCTAAAGCTAATTCAATATAAGAATGAAATTCTTCAAAAAAATCGTATTTTTTTGAGATTTTTTTAATTTCTTCTCTACAATATTTTATGTCTTTGTATTCAGAATTTATAAAAAATGATTTTAAAAGCATAAATCCTCCTTTACTTTAAAACTAAAGCTCCTTTTTTTAAATGATACCTTTTTTGAGAAACATTTGCAAGCTCTGAACTATGAGTTACAACAATAATTGTTTGATTAAATTCAGTATTAATTTTTTTAAATAAAGAGTTAATATGCTCACTTGTTTCTTCATCAAGATTTCCAGTAGGTTCATCAGCAAGAAGTACTTTTGGATTATTAATAAGAGCTCTTGCTACAGCAACTCGTTGTTTTTCACCACCAGAAAGCATAGAGGGTTTATGATTTAATCTATCTTTTAATTCTAATATTTCTAATAATTCGCTAGCTCTTTTTTTTATGCTGTTAATATTTTTTAAATTTTTATTTTGGACAAAACAAGGCAAAGTAACATTTTCAAGAGCAGTAAATTCAGGTAAAAGATAGTGAAATTGGAAAACAAAACCAAGATATTTATTACGTGTAATATTTTTTTCTTGCTCATTAAGCTCATTGATATTTATACCATCATAGTATAAAGCGCCGCTATTAACTGCATCTAAAAGGCCTAAAATATTTAAAAGTGTTGTTTTTCCAGAACCGGATTTTCCTAAAATACTTATAAATTCACCAGATTTTATTTCTAAATTTAGATTATTAAGTATATGAAGTTTATTTTTATTTTCAAAATAATATTTATGTATATTTTCAAGTTTAAGAATGTGATTATTCATATTTTAAAGCCTCCACAGGGTTTAAATTACCAGCCTTTAAAGCAGGGAAAAAACTAGAAAGAATAATAATTATAAAAGCTGATATAACAATAATTGATATCTCAAAAAAACTTATGTCAACTGGAATACTAGTTAGATAATAAATAGCTGTTAATTTTTCAAATAAAAAATTTTCTATTAAATATAATATAAAAGCTGAAAAAATTAATCCTAAAAATATTCCTATTCCACCTAAAAATATTCCTTCTAATAAAAAAGTATTAATAATAGTTTTTTTAGAATATCCTATAGAACGTAATATACCAATATCTTTTGTTTTTTCTCTAACCATCATATTTAAAATAACACCTATTACAAATCCTGCAACTATAATTATTAATGATACAAGTACAATCATTACAGTTTTTTCTAAAGATATAGATTTTAGTAAAGTACTATTTAATTCACCCCAAGTACGTGAACGGTAATTAATTTTATTTTTTATAATATCATTTATTTTATAAGCATCATAAGGATTTTTTAAACGAACATCTATATTTTTTACAACTTCTCCACTATCTGAAATTATTTGAGCTGTTTTTAAAGGAATAATTACCAAAGTAGTATCATGTTCTAAATATCCAGTCTGAAAAACACCAACAATAGTAAGATAGATTTTTTTATTCTCGGCAGAAATAAGTTGAACTTTATCTCCAACTTTAGCACCTAATTGGTCAAAAAGTTCTTTTCCTAATAA carries:
- the hpf gene encoding ribosome hibernation-promoting factor, HPF/YfiA family, with product MRIIISGKHLEITEAIRDYAEKKVGKLKKYFDNIIEVDITLSVENTKSEGEKHIADVLIFANGTKLKAEAADKNLYASIDEVIDILENQITKYKEKLRDNKHKHSEKFTLKKANRIFTEEEEKININGELKKIISTKVSTTKPMSVEEAILQMEALETSFYLFLNHETDELNIVYKRDDGDYGHVEPDWN
- a CDS encoding ATP-binding protein — protein: MLLKSFFINSEYKDIKYCREEIKKISKKYDFFEEFHSYIELALGEALTNVIKHGQKKLIEKPGININVFLENNSILLDISFEGEIIDENILNKGKHLNDSLNINTLSESGRGIFLIHTLMDEVEYYQENDLVKIKMKKFLKKNEK
- a CDS encoding ABC transporter ATP-binding protein, which translates into the protein MNNHILKLENIHKYYFENKNKLHILNNLNLEIKSGEFISILGKSGSGKTTLLNILGLLDAVNSGALYYDGININELNEQEKNITRNKYLGFVFQFHYLLPEFTALENVTLPCFVQNKNLKNINSIKKRASELLEILELKDRLNHKPSMLSGGEKQRVAVARALINNPKVLLADEPTGNLDEETSEHINSLFKKINTEFNQTIIVVTHSSELANVSQKRYHLKKGALVLK
- a CDS encoding ABC transporter permease — encoded protein: MTIEFFIAKKHLLERKKQSFLAILGIAIGIIVLIVSIAIGNGLDKNMINGILSISPHILIDNGGYNIEDYKKIEENLSNINGISGIVPQFSTQGILKYQNNFINAMLGIKVEGISEDKLINDMNFKEKIVAGNINFSKLTSILLGKELFDQLGAKVGDKVQLISAENKKIYLTIVGVFQTGYLEHDTTLVIIPLKTAQIISDSGEVVKNIDVRLKNPYDAYKINDIIKNKINYRSRTWGELNSTLLKSISLEKTVMIVLVSLIIIVAGFVIGVILNMMVREKTKDIGILRSIGYSKKTIINTFLLEGIFLGGIGIFLGLIFSAFILYLIENFLFEKLTAIYYLTSIPVDISFFEISIIVISAFIIIILSSFFPALKAGNLNPVEALKYE